The following proteins come from a genomic window of Streptomyces liliiviolaceus:
- a CDS encoding ROK family transcriptional regulator codes for MNLSESARAVFAVLAASGTATRPQLAAGAGLSKPTVSTAVAELEGAGLAACSGTASGGTGRSAAVYGLGPAAGAVLAVDLGPTHTQVRGCALDGTLLARGTGPRADSADTVRAALAALPAGAPLRAVVVAVGDVTARDRDGTGMRPATEKAGPAFDAMAVALPPEVPVHLENNVNCAALAELHQGAARDRDSFGYLRIGVGIGLGIVIGGRVLRGANGAAGELARLPYPWDDGRAPRREALEERMGSRSLLRRAEEAWHGADGPCPRTPERLFALAEEGHSTARAVVGHHAADIGRLAAAVVAVLDPGLIVLGGAIGAFPQLLPGVRDELARLSWPTEVVSSMVGDSGTVAGASRLAVAHGIETVTGGVRVKH; via the coding sequence ATGAACCTGAGCGAGAGCGCCCGCGCGGTGTTCGCCGTGCTGGCCGCGTCGGGCACCGCCACCCGCCCCCAGCTGGCGGCCGGCGCGGGTCTGTCCAAACCGACCGTCTCCACCGCCGTGGCCGAGCTGGAGGGCGCCGGGCTGGCCGCCTGCTCCGGCACCGCCTCCGGCGGCACCGGCCGATCCGCCGCCGTCTACGGCCTGGGCCCGGCCGCGGGCGCCGTGCTCGCCGTCGATCTCGGCCCCACCCACACACAGGTACGCGGCTGCGCCCTGGACGGCACCCTGCTCGCCCGGGGCACCGGACCGCGGGCGGACTCCGCCGACACGGTCCGCGCGGCCCTCGCCGCCCTGCCCGCCGGAGCCCCGCTGCGCGCCGTCGTCGTGGCCGTCGGAGACGTCACCGCACGGGACCGGGACGGCACCGGTATGCGCCCCGCGACCGAGAAGGCGGGCCCCGCCTTCGACGCCATGGCGGTCGCGCTGCCGCCGGAGGTCCCCGTCCACCTGGAGAACAACGTCAACTGCGCGGCGCTCGCCGAACTGCACCAGGGCGCCGCCCGCGACCGTGACTCGTTCGGCTATCTGCGGATCGGTGTGGGGATCGGCCTCGGCATCGTCATCGGCGGCCGGGTGCTGCGCGGCGCGAACGGCGCCGCGGGCGAACTGGCCCGACTGCCCTACCCGTGGGACGACGGCCGTGCACCGCGCCGGGAGGCCCTGGAGGAGCGGATGGGTTCCCGTTCGCTCCTGCGCCGGGCCGAGGAGGCCTGGCACGGCGCCGACGGCCCCTGTCCCCGTACTCCCGAGCGGCTCTTCGCCCTCGCCGAGGAGGGGCACTCCACCGCCCGTGCCGTGGTCGGCCACCACGCCGCCGACATCGGCCGGCTGGCCGCAGCGGTGGTCGCCGTGCTGGACCCGGGGCTGATCGTGCTGGGTGGCGCGATCGGCGCGTTTCCGCAGCTCCTGCCCGGTGTACGGGACGAGTTGGCGCGGCTCAGCTGGCCCACCGAGGTGGTCAGCAGCATGGTCGGCGACAGCGGCACCGTGGCGGGTGCGAGCCGCCTCGCGGTGGCCCATGGAATCGAAACCGTGACCGGTGGGGTGCGGGTCAAGCATTGA
- a CDS encoding serine hydrolase domain-containing protein, giving the protein MDQLQQEVDPAEVGLDPAALDRLDRFYARRVNDGLLPGYLVSVSRHGRVAHLTSYGLRDREAGLPVTADTVWRLYSMTKPVASVAALMLHEEGLLGLDDPVSRHLPSFADLRVYESGTGDNLRTRPADGPLLVRHLLTHTAGMTIGAYRTHPVDALYRAAGVEIQAPEGADLAEACELYASLPLQFEPGTQWNYSVATNVVGRLIEVVTGRPLDAFLAERVFAPLGMTDTGFHVSGEQADRLAVLYQENPEPPEGQEGEEGQEGRAAGITPLPGPPVHERPRLLSCSSGLVGTAGDYHRFMEFLRRRGELDGVRLLSPDTVDTMTTNQLPADLHAFGSRPIHGQPDNAGLGFGLGVSVVVDADRTPSPESEGSYGWSGAGGTTFWVDPRNDLTVQFMTQVRPAATLSFHELKSFVHEALEG; this is encoded by the coding sequence ATGGACCAGTTGCAGCAAGAAGTGGATCCGGCGGAAGTCGGTCTGGACCCGGCGGCCCTGGACCGTCTCGACCGGTTCTACGCCCGTCGCGTGAACGACGGTCTCCTTCCCGGGTACCTCGTTTCCGTGAGTCGTCACGGACGTGTCGCGCATCTCACGTCGTACGGCCTGCGCGACCGGGAGGCCGGCCTCCCCGTCACCGCCGACACGGTGTGGCGGCTCTACTCGATGACCAAGCCGGTGGCGTCCGTCGCCGCGCTGATGCTCCACGAGGAGGGCCTGCTCGGCCTCGACGATCCGGTCTCCCGCCATCTGCCGTCCTTCGCGGACCTCCGGGTCTACGAGAGCGGCACGGGAGACAACCTCAGGACCCGCCCGGCCGACGGCCCGCTCCTGGTCAGGCATCTGCTGACGCACACCGCGGGCATGACCATCGGCGCCTACCGCACCCACCCCGTGGACGCCCTCTACCGGGCCGCGGGGGTCGAGATCCAGGCACCGGAGGGCGCGGATCTCGCCGAGGCGTGCGAGCTGTACGCGAGCCTGCCCCTGCAGTTCGAGCCGGGGACCCAGTGGAACTACTCGGTCGCGACCAATGTGGTCGGCCGCCTCATCGAGGTGGTGACGGGCCGTCCGCTGGACGCGTTCCTCGCCGAACGGGTCTTCGCGCCCCTGGGGATGACCGACACGGGCTTCCACGTCTCGGGGGAGCAGGCCGACCGACTGGCGGTCCTCTACCAGGAGAACCCGGAACCCCCGGAGGGACAGGAAGGAGAGGAAGGGCAGGAGGGACGGGCCGCCGGGATCACCCCGCTCCCCGGCCCGCCCGTGCACGAGCGCCCACGGCTGCTCTCGTGCAGCAGCGGCCTCGTGGGAACGGCCGGCGACTACCACCGCTTCATGGAGTTCCTCCGCCGACGCGGCGAACTCGACGGCGTACGGCTCCTCTCCCCCGACACCGTGGACACCATGACGACGAACCAACTCCCCGCCGACCTGCACGCCTTCGGCAGCAGGCCGATCCACGGGCAGCCGGACAACGCGGGCCTCGGCTTCGGCCTCGGCGTCTCGGTCGTGGTGGACGCGGACCGCACACCGTCCCCGGAGAGCGAGGGCTCGTACGGCTGGAGCGGCGCGGGCGGCACGACCTTCTGGGTCGACCCCCGCAACGACCTGACCGTCCAGTTCATGACCCAGGTCCGCCCCGCGGCAACGCTGTCCTTCCACGAACTGAAGAGTTTCGTGCACGAGGCCCTCGAAGGCTGA
- a CDS encoding carbohydrate ABC transporter permease, whose amino-acid sequence MTVAKSGEVVEEQAAPATPSDQRERDRMRRRLARRRGGGWWPYAFLAPWFIGLFGLTVYPMLASLYLSFTDFDLLTPARWVGVDNYDKMFTQDPVFWDSVHATLLYVVVSVPLKLALALGVAMLLNRDLRGIGLYRAAFYLPSLLGGAVAIAIVWRQVFGGDGLFNDFLAWFGIEGQDWISSPDTAIYTLILLAVWQFGTPMVIFLAGLKQLPKDVYEAAAIDGVTPVTRFFRITLPLLTPIVFFNVVLQIIDAFKTFTPAFVISNGSGGPLNSTMLYSLYLYKKGFTDLQMGYASALAWVLFLVIAGFTAVNFIASRYWVHYDD is encoded by the coding sequence ATGACCGTTGCGAAGAGTGGCGAGGTCGTCGAGGAGCAGGCTGCTCCTGCGACCCCGTCCGACCAGCGGGAGCGTGACCGTATGCGCCGCCGCCTCGCCAGACGGCGGGGCGGCGGCTGGTGGCCGTACGCCTTCCTGGCCCCCTGGTTCATCGGCCTGTTCGGGCTGACGGTCTATCCGATGCTGGCCTCGCTGTATCTGTCCTTCACCGACTTCGACCTGCTGACGCCCGCGCGGTGGGTCGGGGTGGACAACTACGACAAGATGTTCACCCAGGACCCGGTCTTCTGGGACTCGGTGCACGCCACGCTGCTGTACGTCGTCGTCTCGGTGCCGCTGAAGCTGGCCCTCGCCCTGGGTGTGGCGATGCTGCTCAACCGCGATCTGCGGGGCATCGGTCTGTACCGGGCCGCCTTCTATCTGCCGTCCCTGCTCGGCGGCGCGGTGGCCATCGCCATCGTGTGGCGGCAGGTCTTCGGCGGCGACGGCCTCTTCAACGACTTCCTCGCCTGGTTCGGCATCGAGGGCCAGGACTGGATCTCCAGCCCCGACACCGCGATCTACACGCTGATCCTGCTGGCTGTCTGGCAGTTCGGCACCCCGATGGTCATCTTCCTCGCCGGCCTCAAGCAACTGCCCAAGGACGTGTACGAGGCGGCCGCGATCGACGGCGTCACACCCGTCACGCGGTTCTTCCGGATCACCCTGCCGCTGCTGACGCCGATCGTCTTCTTCAACGTGGTCCTGCAGATCATCGACGCGTTCAAGACGTTCACCCCCGCCTTCGTCATCAGCAACGGCTCCGGCGGACCCCTCAACTCGACCATGCTGTACAGCCTCTACCTGTACAAGAAGGGCTTCACCGACCTCCAGATGGGATACGCCTCGGCGCTCGCCTGGGTGCTGTTCCTGGTCATCGCCGGGTTCACG
- the tgmB gene encoding ATP-grasp ribosomal peptide maturase codes for MTVLILTCEQDVTADMVVAELDRGAVPVVRLDPADLPGPVALSGEYVRGTFRGHLSAGGRLVSMGGLRSVWIRRPGAAASHAAEPSDWLTEESGQALYGMLRSTDARWMNHPDAARRARHKPWQLSLAQRCGLPVPATLITTFPQAARDFADRFPDLVVKPVSGAHPQEPPRAVPTSRVAPDTDFAAVAFGPTLLQRRVAKRADIRLTCVGERMFAARKAVAPDADPDEVDVRFAPSEALWQPVDTPSSVAAGVTTYLREAGLAFGAFDFAEDAEGMWWFLECNQSGQFGFVQIESGQPIAAAVAGWLGAAAVPRADGVRAWAMEGH; via the coding sequence ATGACGGTTCTGATCCTGACGTGCGAACAGGATGTGACCGCGGACATGGTGGTGGCGGAGCTCGACAGGGGCGCCGTCCCGGTCGTCCGCCTCGATCCCGCCGATCTTCCCGGTCCGGTGGCCCTGTCCGGAGAGTACGTGCGCGGCACCTTTCGCGGGCATCTGTCCGCCGGCGGCAGGCTGGTGAGCATGGGCGGTCTGCGGTCCGTCTGGATCCGCAGGCCCGGTGCGGCCGCCTCCCATGCCGCCGAGCCCTCCGACTGGCTGACCGAGGAGTCCGGGCAGGCGCTCTACGGCATGCTGCGCTCCACCGACGCACGCTGGATGAACCACCCCGACGCGGCCCGCCGGGCCCGTCACAAGCCCTGGCAGCTGTCCCTGGCGCAGCGCTGCGGTCTGCCCGTACCCGCCACGTTGATCACGACGTTCCCGCAGGCGGCCCGGGACTTCGCGGACCGCTTCCCGGATCTCGTGGTCAAGCCCGTGTCGGGCGCGCATCCGCAGGAACCGCCCAGGGCGGTGCCCACCAGCCGGGTGGCACCCGACACCGACTTCGCGGCCGTCGCGTTCGGGCCCACTCTGCTGCAACGGCGGGTGGCCAAACGGGCGGACATCAGGCTCACCTGCGTCGGCGAGCGGATGTTCGCCGCGCGCAAGGCGGTCGCGCCGGACGCCGACCCCGACGAGGTGGACGTCCGGTTCGCGCCCTCGGAGGCGCTGTGGCAGCCGGTGGACACGCCGTCGTCCGTCGCGGCGGGCGTCACCACGTATCTCCGGGAGGCCGGGCTGGCCTTCGGAGCGTTCGACTTCGCCGAGGATGCCGAGGGGATGTGGTGGTTCCTGGAGTGCAATCAGTCGGGGCAGTTCGGGTTCGTGCAGATCGAGTCGGGTCAGCCGATCGCTGCCGCTGTGGCGGGGTGGCTGGGTGCGGCTGCGGTGCCGCGGGCTGACGGGGTCCGGGCTTGGGCGATGGAGGGGCACTGA
- a CDS encoding tetratricopeptide repeat protein, translating to MTGHGDSSRKSVSNRIGGSARLTGVTVQAGEVHGGLHVYQPPPDVPVPRQLLPVPRHFTDRESDLASLRELSANSAGLLVVTGTAGVGKTSLVTRWLRACDDADFPDGHFYADLRGHTLEDAASPSEILGRFLRALYPGPVPADLAEQTALWRSLTSGLRLVVMLDNVCTAAQARPLLPGSQHSLVVVTSRRRLTGLRMDGAVFHSLDVLPPHAAEALLTRTIGRDRVDDDPAAARRVVALCAGLPLAVCVASARLAARPRQPLGALADALARPADRLAVLKVDGETAVRGALDDSYEVLPASAARLYRRLGHLPLPELDGAIAAAAGGHTLQEADELLDVLVEANLLQDPGADTYTFHDLVRLHARQRGTEAEALDAVRRVADWYLATATEAEKLITPAQFTLDRDHVHQPYLPTPFTDESGALRWLDRHRVNLMTVLRTAGAYGWHTLVWQCADAMWPLFLKLRYYDLWIEAHERGLAAARLADHAAAERQMLNSGAIGLSAARRIDEAIDWYGASCEAARLAGDRRDEGQALLGIGAAHYEAGRLVQAVPYLDRAIALWEETGYARGTGLARIVLGEIALADGEPLLAVRHFEHAHTTLAAVPDPHDTARALAFLGRARACAGAYESGTTQLMDALGTFERSGSVHWQARTLEMLGQTAQDSGRTDVARDHYWRSLDLCAPIGVEDARRLRERLAGLPPG from the coding sequence ATGACCGGTCACGGCGACAGCAGCCGCAAGAGCGTCAGCAACCGCATCGGCGGCTCGGCGCGACTGACGGGAGTCACCGTCCAGGCAGGTGAGGTGCACGGGGGTCTCCATGTGTACCAGCCGCCGCCCGACGTCCCTGTTCCCCGTCAACTGCTGCCCGTTCCGCGACACTTCACCGACCGTGAGAGCGATCTGGCCTCCCTGCGGGAACTGTCCGCGAACAGTGCCGGCCTGCTCGTGGTGACGGGTACCGCCGGGGTGGGCAAGACCTCGCTGGTCACCAGATGGCTCCGGGCCTGTGACGACGCCGACTTTCCCGACGGCCACTTCTACGCGGACCTGCGAGGCCACACCCTTGAGGACGCGGCGTCGCCGAGCGAGATCCTCGGCCGGTTCCTGCGTGCCTTGTATCCCGGTCCGGTACCCGCCGACCTCGCCGAACAGACCGCGCTGTGGCGTTCGCTCACCTCCGGCCTGCGACTGGTCGTCATGCTCGACAACGTCTGCACCGCGGCACAGGCGCGCCCCTTGCTGCCGGGTTCGCAGCACAGCCTCGTCGTGGTCACAAGCCGCCGGCGACTGACCGGACTGCGCATGGACGGGGCGGTCTTCCACTCGCTCGACGTACTGCCGCCGCATGCCGCGGAGGCACTGCTGACCCGGACCATCGGCCGGGACCGGGTGGACGACGACCCGGCCGCCGCCCGCCGCGTGGTGGCCCTGTGCGCCGGACTGCCCCTGGCCGTCTGTGTGGCCTCGGCCCGGCTGGCCGCGCGCCCCCGCCAGCCCCTGGGCGCCCTGGCCGACGCGCTGGCGCGGCCCGCCGACCGACTGGCCGTGCTCAAGGTGGACGGAGAGACAGCGGTGCGCGGAGCGCTCGACGACTCGTACGAGGTTCTGCCGGCCTCGGCGGCCCGGCTCTACCGGCGGCTGGGGCACCTGCCCCTGCCCGAACTGGACGGCGCGATCGCCGCCGCGGCCGGCGGACACACGCTCCAGGAGGCGGACGAACTCCTCGATGTCCTCGTCGAGGCCAACCTGCTGCAGGACCCGGGGGCGGACACATACACGTTCCACGACCTCGTCCGACTGCACGCCCGGCAGCGAGGCACGGAGGCCGAGGCGCTCGACGCGGTGCGCCGGGTGGCCGACTGGTATCTCGCCACGGCCACGGAGGCCGAGAAACTGATCACTCCCGCCCAGTTCACCCTGGACCGGGACCACGTCCATCAGCCCTACCTGCCGACGCCGTTCACGGACGAGAGCGGCGCGCTGCGCTGGCTGGACCGGCACCGGGTGAACCTCATGACCGTGCTGCGCACGGCGGGGGCGTACGGCTGGCACACCCTCGTATGGCAGTGTGCCGACGCCATGTGGCCGCTGTTCCTCAAATTGCGCTACTACGACCTGTGGATCGAGGCGCACGAGCGAGGGCTCGCCGCCGCCCGGCTCGCCGACCATGCCGCGGCCGAACGCCAGATGCTCAACTCCGGTGCCATCGGCCTGAGCGCCGCCCGGCGCATCGACGAGGCGATCGACTGGTACGGCGCGTCATGCGAGGCCGCACGGCTGGCCGGTGACCGCAGGGACGAGGGCCAGGCCCTTCTCGGTATCGGCGCCGCCCACTACGAGGCGGGTCGACTCGTGCAGGCGGTCCCGTACCTCGATCGGGCCATCGCCCTGTGGGAGGAGACGGGTTACGCGCGCGGGACCGGCCTGGCCCGGATCGTGCTCGGCGAGATCGCGCTCGCCGACGGCGAACCCCTTCTCGCCGTCAGGCATTTCGAGCATGCCCACACCACGCTCGCGGCTGTACCGGACCCCCATGACACCGCGCGTGCGCTGGCCTTCCTGGGCCGCGCACGCGCCTGTGCCGGGGCTTACGAATCCGGTACCACCCAACTGATGGATGCGCTAGGAACGTTCGAGCGCTCCGGGTCGGTCCACTGGCAGGCCCGCACCCTGGAGATGCTCGGGCAGACGGCACAGGACAGCGGCCGTACGGACGTCGCCCGCGACCACTACTGGCGTTCCCTCGACCTGTGCGCACCGATCGGTGTCGAGGACGCCCGTCGGCTCAGGGAACGCCTCGCAGGTCTCCCGCCCGGGTGA
- a CDS encoding N-acetylglucosamine kinase encodes MAASPVASAAVAGTVADHVRESTGWRPHDPASAAAWLAALIDDVLPRGTRPAAVAVGGHACETPRQCEEIRSALHALLRVPCRVVGDAELLVPAAGLAEGVGLVAGTGSVAVGHLPDGAGIQVGGWGAVLGDEGGSAGLVREAARALWASHDRGEPPDVLADRLTAAFGVPEVPALGAALESATDVSAEWGRHAPSVFAAAEEGSSLARAVIAEGGRALARLVVLLAGRGVPVDDVVVAGGAVLGRPVLYEAFTAALAEALPSARPRPLRVPPVEGAVALARALL; translated from the coding sequence GTGGCTGCCTCTCCGGTTGCCTCTGCGGCTGTCGCGGGCACGGTTGCCGATCACGTGCGCGAGAGCACGGGATGGCGACCGCACGATCCGGCGTCCGCCGCCGCCTGGCTGGCCGCGCTGATCGACGACGTACTGCCCCGGGGCACCCGCCCGGCGGCGGTGGCCGTCGGCGGGCACGCCTGTGAGACACCCCGCCAGTGCGAGGAGATCCGCTCCGCTCTCCACGCGCTGTTGCGGGTGCCCTGCCGTGTGGTCGGCGACGCCGAACTCCTCGTCCCCGCGGCGGGTCTGGCCGAGGGCGTCGGCCTCGTCGCCGGCACCGGCTCGGTCGCGGTGGGGCACCTGCCCGACGGCGCCGGGATCCAGGTGGGCGGCTGGGGCGCGGTGCTCGGCGACGAGGGCGGGTCGGCCGGTCTCGTGCGTGAGGCCGCGCGGGCCCTGTGGGCGTCCCATGACCGCGGTGAGCCGCCGGACGTCCTCGCGGACCGGCTGACCGCCGCGTTCGGGGTGCCCGAAGTACCCGCGCTGGGCGCGGCGTTGGAGAGCGCGACCGATGTCTCCGCGGAGTGGGGACGCCATGCCCCCAGTGTGTTCGCGGCGGCCGAGGAAGGCTCGTCGCTCGCCCGCGCGGTGATCGCCGAGGGCGGCCGGGCGCTGGCGCGGCTCGTCGTACTGCTCGCCGGACGCGGAGTCCCCGTGGACGACGTGGTGGTGGCGGGCGGGGCGGTCCTGGGCCGCCCGGTGCTGTACGAGGCGTTCACCGCCGCGCTCGCCGAGGCGTTGCCGTCGGCACGGCCGAGGCCGCTGCGGGTGCCGCCGGTGGAGGGGGCCGTGGCGCTGGCCAGGGCTCTCCTGTGA
- the tgmA gene encoding putative ATP-grasp-modified RiPP, protein MRPFALNYARPAQQLEVSAPYAYDSRLQLNVFPDGRLAAHDYAVLRELGSTTSTAGSKTHFDD, encoded by the coding sequence ATGCGACCGTTCGCGCTCAACTACGCCCGTCCGGCCCAGCAGTTGGAGGTCAGCGCTCCGTATGCCTATGACTCCAGACTGCAATTGAATGTGTTTCCCGACGGGCGGCTGGCCGCGCATGACTACGCCGTGTTGCGGGAGTTGGGGTCCACGACTTCCACAGCGGGCTCAAAGACCCACTTCGACGACTGA
- a CDS encoding ABC transporter substrate-binding protein yields the protein MGHQISRRTLFRSASGIAVAGALGTSLSACSGGTGAGSTSSDLTMIWWGSDDRHAAYKKVLAAFQKKNPKIKIRPTYSGYDGYFDKFNTNIAGGSAPDLLQMDTALVAQYARKGVLAPIDSYVGKSLDLTGFSKTLLAAGTVDGKLYGVPSGIGVNQLTVNRTGLEKLGLELPDREWTWADLKKIGTDVHKKSGGKIYGVDDGGGSTLQCFEVFAREKGETFFTEDGKKLGFTADTLQEWWEYWAEMRKANASPPPAITSAAHNDLTKNAVVIGKALFTFDSGVYGAGGSITDAQLDFLPTPQGDFSGAREGNFVNGGVLLSATKASKKVADSVKIMSYFAQDETAIKDMQLLRGIPPTEKARGLIASGLTETDKLNMANADYIAQRVGKASDALAAPAPPPQGADQIWDLLFQSNLAVAFGKKSIKAQLGAFFDQSAGILEG from the coding sequence GTGGGTCACCAGATCTCGCGCAGAACCCTGTTCCGCTCCGCGAGCGGCATCGCGGTCGCCGGAGCGCTCGGAACCTCGCTGAGCGCCTGCAGCGGAGGCACCGGCGCCGGCAGCACCAGCAGCGACCTGACCATGATCTGGTGGGGCAGCGACGACCGGCACGCGGCCTACAAGAAGGTGCTCGCCGCCTTCCAGAAGAAGAACCCGAAGATCAAGATCCGGCCGACCTACTCCGGCTACGACGGGTACTTCGACAAGTTCAACACCAACATCGCCGGCGGCAGCGCCCCCGACCTGCTGCAGATGGACACCGCGCTGGTCGCCCAGTACGCCCGCAAGGGTGTCCTCGCCCCGATCGACTCGTACGTCGGCAAGAGCCTGGACCTCACCGGTTTCTCCAAGACGCTCCTCGCCGCGGGCACCGTCGACGGCAAGCTCTACGGCGTGCCGTCCGGCATCGGCGTCAACCAGCTCACCGTCAACCGCACCGGTCTTGAGAAGCTCGGCCTGGAGCTGCCCGACCGCGAATGGACCTGGGCCGACCTGAAGAAGATCGGCACCGACGTCCACAAGAAGAGCGGCGGCAAGATCTACGGTGTCGACGACGGCGGTGGCTCCACCCTCCAGTGCTTCGAGGTCTTCGCGCGGGAGAAGGGCGAGACCTTCTTCACCGAGGACGGCAAGAAGCTCGGCTTCACCGCGGACACCCTCCAGGAGTGGTGGGAGTACTGGGCGGAGATGCGCAAGGCCAACGCCTCGCCGCCGCCGGCGATCACTTCCGCCGCGCACAACGACCTCACCAAGAACGCGGTCGTCATCGGCAAGGCGCTGTTCACCTTCGACTCCGGTGTCTACGGCGCGGGCGGTTCCATCACCGACGCGCAGCTCGACTTCCTGCCCACCCCGCAGGGCGACTTCTCGGGGGCCCGCGAGGGCAACTTCGTCAACGGCGGTGTGCTGCTGAGCGCGACGAAGGCCAGCAAGAAGGTCGCCGACTCGGTGAAGATCATGTCGTACTTCGCGCAGGACGAGACCGCGATCAAGGACATGCAGCTGCTGCGGGGGATTCCGCCGACGGAGAAGGCGCGGGGGCTGATCGCCTCGGGGCTGACCGAGACGGACAAGCTGAACATGGCCAACGCGGACTACATCGCGCAGCGGGTCGGGAAGGCGAGCGATGCGCTCGCGGCGCCCGCGCCTCCGCCGCAGGGGGCCGACCAGATCTGGGATCTGTTGTTCCAGTCGAACCTGGCGGTGGCGTTCGGGAAGAAGTCGATCAAGGCGCAGCTCGGGGCGTTCTTCGATCAGTCCGCGGGGATTCTTGAGGGGTAG
- a CDS encoding phosphatase PAP2 family protein → MFLRGSVGVSAGLIAAPAVVAWPATASASTLTAPTATATTAAPAATAATNASAAFVDAYTTNVLGNLTSETNAAVHILDGFARVWKTGAAWDTGTPLMPEVLRANMRYCARVTRRRTDAEARTAFVHDRQHQSYAVIAGLGPLADLYRSGAKAVTGITSAPDGIPAGRINDTLPADAPAGSALGAGSHSSDLGKVAELVDTVRGPFASSNPSKLAYQYPRPWRMTEGSRIVATGANDELGFPVYESDVVVVPQLLRQRGTDPADDGGFTSGHTNAFYLAALSLAYAVPERFQELVARASELAHTRVVSGMHSTVDVVGGRVLATALAAAALADPANAGLKAAARAQAAAYFQERTGSTADTLYAYAHAAGPDTDPYADRAANRAAVEPRLTYVLPKRAAHGAHDRMSVPKGAEVLLETRLPYLSAAQRREVLRTTALPAGYVLLDGFEKWGRLNLFAAADGYGAFDADAHVTLDAAAGGFGAADTWRNDIGGRGGLVKRGSGTLCLAGDNAYTGGTALEEGVLATASASALGHGDVRVGGGTLRVASPLRVRGAYAQASGTTLEVTLTGSGAPALTVDRRVLLDRGGRLVVHLAGSYRPRRGTTLPVIETRSLRGRFAEVVVNGAHTKPVFTSRGLSIHIP, encoded by the coding sequence GTGTTCCTGCGGGGCTCCGTGGGTGTCTCGGCCGGACTGATCGCGGCCCCCGCGGTCGTGGCCTGGCCCGCCACCGCGTCGGCATCGACCCTGACGGCACCGACCGCCACGGCCACCACGGCTGCCCCAGCCGCCACCGCGGCGACGAACGCGTCCGCCGCCTTCGTGGACGCGTACACCACGAACGTCCTCGGCAACCTCACGTCCGAGACCAACGCGGCCGTGCACATCCTCGACGGCTTCGCGCGCGTCTGGAAGACGGGCGCGGCCTGGGACACCGGCACCCCGCTGATGCCCGAGGTCCTGCGCGCCAACATGCGCTACTGCGCCCGCGTCACCCGGCGCCGCACCGACGCCGAGGCGCGCACCGCCTTCGTCCACGACCGCCAGCACCAGAGTTACGCGGTGATCGCCGGCCTCGGCCCGCTCGCCGACCTCTACCGGAGCGGGGCGAAGGCCGTCACCGGCATCACCTCGGCGCCGGACGGCATTCCGGCGGGCCGGATCAACGACACGCTCCCCGCCGACGCGCCCGCGGGCTCCGCGCTGGGCGCCGGTTCGCACAGCTCGGACCTCGGCAAGGTCGCGGAGCTGGTCGACACGGTGCGGGGGCCGTTCGCGTCGAGCAACCCGTCCAAACTCGCCTACCAGTACCCGCGTCCGTGGCGCATGACCGAGGGCAGCCGGATCGTCGCCACGGGCGCGAACGACGAACTGGGCTTCCCCGTCTACGAGTCCGACGTCGTGGTCGTCCCCCAACTGCTGCGGCAGCGTGGCACCGACCCGGCCGACGACGGGGGTTTCACCAGCGGCCACACGAACGCCTTCTACCTCGCGGCCCTGTCCCTGGCGTACGCGGTCCCGGAGCGGTTCCAGGAGTTGGTGGCCCGTGCCTCCGAACTCGCCCACACCCGCGTCGTGTCGGGCATGCACTCCACCGTCGACGTGGTGGGCGGCCGGGTCCTCGCGACGGCTCTCGCGGCGGCGGCGCTCGCCGATCCCGCGAACGCCGGCCTGAAGGCGGCGGCGCGGGCCCAGGCCGCGGCGTACTTCCAGGAGCGGACCGGTTCGACCGCGGACACCCTCTACGCCTACGCGCATGCGGCGGGCCCGGACACCGACCCGTACGCGGACCGTGCCGCCAACCGGGCTGCTGTCGAACCCCGGTTGACGTACGTGCTGCCCAAGCGGGCCGCGCACGGCGCGCACGACCGCATGAGCGTGCCGAAGGGCGCCGAGGTGCTGCTGGAGACGCGGCTGCCCTATCTCTCCGCGGCCCAGCGGCGCGAGGTGCTGCGGACGACCGCGCTGCCCGCCGGATACGTCCTGCTGGACGGCTTCGAGAAGTGGGGGCGGCTGAACCTCTTCGCCGCCGCCGACGGGTACGGGGCCTTCGACGCCGACGCGCACGTCACGCTGGACGCCGCCGCGGGGGGCTTCGGCGCCGCCGACACCTGGCGCAACGACATCGGCGGCCGGGGCGGGCTCGTCAAGCGCGGCAGCGGAACGTTGTGCCTGGCCGGCGACAACGCGTACACCGGCGGGACCGCGCTGGAGGAAGGCGTCCTCGCGACCGCCTCGGCGTCGGCGCTGGGACACGGTGACGTACGGGTCGGGGGCGGGACCCTGCGGGTGGCTTCGCCGCTGCGGGTGCGGGGTGCGTACGCCCAGGCGTCCGGTACGACGCTGGAGGTGACACTCACGGGTTCCGGGGCACCGGCGCTCACGGTGGACCGCCGTGTGCTGCTCGACCGGGGCGGCCGTCTCGTCGTCCACCTCGCCGGTTCGTACCGGCCGCGCCGGGGCACGACCCTTCCCGTGATCGAGACGCGGTCGCTGCGCGGGCGTTTCGCCGAGGTGGTGGTGAACGGCGCCCACACGAAGCCGGTCTTCACATCCCGGGGCCTGTCAATCCACATCCCATGA